Proteins found in one uncultured Desulfuromonas sp. genomic segment:
- a CDS encoding MaoC family dehydratase, with translation MDATQAIGQLIDFMTPKFGTLIHTGPWLTIDQQRIDAFAAVTGDEQWIHTDPQRAKEQSPYGTTIAHGYLTLSLLPFLTQSNHPDYFSDNYPGMRLRVNYGLNKVRFPFPVKVDSALRAHTTLASARALDDCVEVIYSITVEIQGEEKPACVAEFVARLYP, from the coding sequence ATGGACGCAACTCAGGCTATTGGCCAATTGATCGACTTTATGACGCCGAAATTCGGCACTCTCATCCACACGGGTCCCTGGTTGACCATCGATCAACAGCGCATTGATGCTTTTGCCGCCGTCACCGGCGATGAACAGTGGATTCACACCGATCCGCAACGCGCCAAAGAGCAATCTCCCTATGGCACAACCATCGCTCATGGCTATCTGACCCTTTCGCTGCTGCCCTTTTTGACCCAGAGCAACCATCCGGATTATTTTTCCGACAACTATCCGGGAATGCGGTTGCGGGTCAACTACGGACTGAACAAGGTCAGGTTTCCATTTCCGGTAAAAGTGGATTCGGCGCTGCGCGCCCATACCACGCTGGCTTCAGCCCGCGCCTTGGATGACTGTGTCGAAGTTATTTATTCAATAACAGTTGAGATTCAGGGGGAAGAAAAGCCCGCCTGTGTCGCTGAATTTGTTGCCCGGCTTTATCCCTGA
- a CDS encoding response regulator transcription factor: MNKNILIVEDEEDILALVHYNLSRDGFEVTTATTGEDGVEQARKEHPDLMILDLMLPGMDGLEVCETLKKDRELRDIPIVMLTAKGEESDIVKGLEMGAADYVTKPFSPKVLLARVKAVLRRYEQGDETEHVPTDAVIERHGLVIHPGRNEVLVDGRSVDLTYTEFRVLHFLASRPGWVFTRYQIVNAVRGEDYSVTDRAVDVQIVGLRRKLGNFGHCIETVRGVGYRFKD, encoded by the coding sequence ATGAATAAAAATATTCTGATTGTTGAAGACGAAGAGGATATTCTCGCCCTGGTTCACTACAACCTGAGTCGCGATGGCTTTGAGGTGACGACGGCAACCACGGGAGAGGATGGCGTTGAACAGGCCCGTAAAGAACACCCGGATCTGATGATTCTCGACCTGATGTTGCCCGGTATGGACGGCCTGGAGGTGTGTGAGACGCTGAAAAAAGATCGGGAGTTGCGTGATATTCCGATTGTCATGCTCACGGCCAAAGGCGAAGAGTCTGATATCGTCAAAGGGCTGGAGATGGGCGCAGCGGATTATGTCACCAAACCGTTCAGTCCCAAGGTGTTGCTGGCAAGGGTCAAAGCGGTACTGCGGCGTTACGAGCAGGGCGATGAGACCGAGCATGTGCCAACCGATGCGGTGATTGAACGCCATGGACTGGTGATCCATCCGGGACGTAACGAAGTCCTGGTGGATGGCCGCAGTGTCGATCTGACCTACACCGAATTCAGGGTGCTGCATTTTCTTGCCAGCCGTCCCGGCTGGGTATTTACCCGGTATCAGATTGTCAACGCCGTGCGCGGGGAAGACTATTCGGTGACGGATCGGGCGGTGGATGTGCAGATTGTCGGCCTGCGCAGGAAGCTGGGTAATTTCGGTCACTGTATCGAGACCGTTCGCGGTGTCGGCTATCGCTTTAAGGATTAA
- the elbB gene encoding isoprenoid biosynthesis glyoxalase ElbB — MAKVGVVLAGCGVYDGSEIHESVITLLALDRAGAEIVCMAPNAEQLHVVNHLTGEVAEGESRNILVESARIARGNIKDIATVSAADLDALVIPGGFGAAKNLCDFAVNGPDCQVNPEVSRLVMEVVDAKKPLAAICISPAVIARILGQAGKSPQVTIGNDSGTAEAINAMGAQHVNKAVEEFVVDENLNILTTPAYMLAGSIKEAADGIEATITALMARL, encoded by the coding sequence ATGGCAAAAGTTGGTGTTGTATTAGCGGGCTGCGGCGTCTACGACGGCAGCGAAATTCATGAATCCGTGATCACCCTGCTGGCCCTCGATCGGGCCGGTGCAGAAATCGTCTGCATGGCGCCCAACGCCGAGCAACTGCATGTGGTCAACCATCTGACCGGTGAGGTTGCCGAAGGGGAAAGCCGTAACATTCTCGTCGAATCGGCCCGCATTGCTCGTGGCAACATCAAAGATATCGCCACAGTGTCCGCAGCAGACCTTGACGCTCTGGTGATCCCCGGCGGTTTTGGCGCCGCCAAAAACCTGTGTGACTTTGCCGTCAACGGCCCTGACTGCCAAGTAAACCCTGAGGTTAGTCGTCTGGTTATGGAAGTGGTTGATGCCAAAAAACCACTGGCCGCCATCTGCATCTCCCCTGCCGTCATCGCCCGCATTCTCGGCCAGGCCGGCAAATCCCCGCAAGTCACCATCGGTAACGATAGCGGCACCGCTGAGGCGATCAATGCCATGGGAGCCCAGCATGTTAATAAAGCGGTGGAAGAGTTTGTTGTGGATGAAAATCTCAACATCCTGACCACTCCGGCATACATGCTGGCAGGCTCCATCAAGGAAGCCGCCGACGGCATTGAAGCCACCATCACAGCATTGATGGCGCGTCTCTAA
- a CDS encoding cupin domain-containing protein, translating into MMENIREEVKELQIGMKVRNLRQERRMTLQDLANMTRLSKPLLSQIENNQVIPPLSTLLRIAKAFEVSLNCFFEDERDNTQCVVVRAGEQHIRQLRAAQTHGSQSYTYNSRAFGKTRHNMEPFDVEFFAREWSDDLLVRHEGEEFLYVLEGQLEFRHGDQTVLLNPGDSVYYDSTEPHGYIARSETQPRAIAVLYSKN; encoded by the coding sequence ATGATGGAAAATATTCGCGAAGAGGTCAAAGAGCTGCAAATCGGCATGAAAGTGCGCAACCTGCGCCAGGAACGACGCATGACGCTGCAGGACTTGGCCAACATGACCCGGCTCTCCAAGCCGTTGCTGTCACAGATTGAAAACAATCAGGTCATTCCACCGCTGTCGACGCTATTGCGCATTGCCAAAGCCTTTGAGGTCAGCCTCAACTGTTTTTTTGAAGACGAGCGGGACAATACCCAGTGTGTTGTCGTGCGCGCCGGTGAGCAGCACATTCGCCAACTGCGTGCCGCCCAGACCCACGGCAGCCAGTCGTACACCTACAACTCCCGAGCATTCGGCAAAACCCGTCATAACATGGAACCGTTTGATGTGGAATTTTTTGCCCGTGAATGGAGTGATGACCTTCTGGTGCGCCATGAGGGGGAGGAGTTTCTTTACGTTCTTGAAGGGCAACTTGAATTCCGCCATGGGGACCAGACAGTCCTCCTCAATCCCGGTGATTCGGTGTACTACGACTCCACAGAACCACACGGCTACATTGCCCGCAGCGAAACCCAGCCGCGCGCGATTGCTGTGCTATACTCGAAAAACTAA
- a CDS encoding amino acid permease: protein MADPIKHKRLKKELRLLDVYAIATGATLSAGFFLLPGIAAQQAGPALILAYAIAALPLFPAMFSILELATAMPRAGGVYYFLDRALGPAWGTIGGLGTWLALILKVAFALVGMGAYIALYMPELHIVPVAVITALALGALSLFGAGKGGRLQILLVIGLLVLLAVFFGAGGMQLQAANFEGFLASGVDAILSTAGLVYISYVGVTKVASLSEEVKDPERNLPRGVILALTTAVGVYLVGTTIIVGLVPQAELQGSLTPVAVAADYALGETGKLLLSVAALLAFISVANAGMMSASRYPLAMSRDHLLPSVFRRLGRFGSPTNAILVTLLVLVATIVFFDPVKIAKLASAFQLLMFALVCAAVIVMRESRIDSYDPGYKSPFYPWMQIAGIVFPMILIVEMGTVSIVFSLALILVSVVWYLSYGKPRVARTGAIFHVFERLGHLRYQGLDTELRGILKEKGLRDDDPFDEILLRSQVIDLEEECSFEAALTIAAHKLEKVIPLTSDEIVEQIMVGTRIGATPVTRGVALPHFRSTAISQSEMVLMRARNGVRMARYNPQTLEEEGSQRVKALFFLVSPDSNPSQHLRILARIAERVDEESFADQWLGAQQRNALKEALLQSDRFLLLCLDDETPTHELIGRPLHDVVFGEGCLVAFLTRRGKTFVPNGRTLLLEGDRLTVIGDETALNDIRRRYQPDGATCSTEQSLEE, encoded by the coding sequence ATGGCGGACCCCATCAAGCACAAACGGTTAAAAAAAGAACTGCGTCTGCTCGATGTCTATGCCATTGCCACAGGCGCAACACTCAGTGCCGGTTTTTTTCTGTTGCCGGGAATAGCGGCACAGCAAGCCGGTCCTGCCCTGATTCTCGCTTATGCCATTGCTGCATTGCCCCTGTTCCCCGCCATGTTCAGTATTCTCGAGTTGGCCACGGCCATGCCGCGTGCCGGTGGCGTTTATTATTTTCTCGACCGAGCACTTGGTCCGGCCTGGGGAACCATTGGCGGATTGGGCACCTGGCTGGCTCTGATTCTCAAAGTGGCCTTCGCCCTGGTCGGCATGGGGGCGTACATTGCCCTGTACATGCCGGAACTGCACATTGTTCCCGTCGCAGTGATCACCGCTCTGGCCCTTGGTGCCCTCAGCCTGTTTGGGGCCGGAAAAGGGGGGCGCCTGCAGATCCTCCTGGTGATTGGGTTGCTGGTGTTGCTGGCCGTGTTCTTTGGTGCTGGTGGGATGCAGCTTCAGGCCGCCAATTTTGAAGGTTTTCTCGCCTCAGGAGTGGACGCGATCCTGTCCACGGCCGGATTGGTTTACATCAGCTATGTCGGTGTGACAAAAGTTGCCAGTTTGTCCGAAGAGGTCAAAGACCCGGAACGCAATCTGCCACGGGGAGTGATCCTTGCCTTGACAACGGCCGTGGGCGTTTATCTGGTTGGCACCACTATTATTGTCGGTCTGGTTCCTCAGGCCGAGCTGCAGGGCAGTCTGACGCCTGTGGCTGTCGCGGCTGATTATGCGCTGGGGGAGACCGGTAAGCTGCTGCTGTCCGTCGCCGCACTGCTGGCGTTTATCTCCGTCGCCAATGCCGGGATGATGAGTGCGTCGCGGTATCCGTTGGCCATGAGTCGCGACCATCTGCTGCCGTCGGTTTTCCGTCGCCTCGGCCGGTTTGGTTCACCCACCAATGCCATTCTAGTGACCTTACTGGTCCTTGTGGCGACCATTGTCTTCTTTGATCCGGTAAAGATTGCCAAGTTGGCCAGTGCTTTTCAGTTGCTGATGTTTGCTTTGGTGTGTGCCGCGGTTATTGTGATGCGTGAAAGCCGTATCGATTCATACGATCCCGGTTACAAATCGCCCTTTTACCCGTGGATGCAGATTGCCGGCATTGTTTTTCCGATGATTCTTATCGTTGAGATGGGAACCGTGTCGATCGTGTTTTCACTTGCCCTGATTCTGGTGTCCGTCGTCTGGTACCTTTCCTATGGCAAACCGCGTGTCGCACGCACTGGAGCGATCTTCCACGTGTTTGAGCGGTTGGGACATCTGCGCTACCAGGGGCTTGACACCGAGTTGCGTGGCATTCTTAAAGAGAAGGGGCTGCGTGATGATGATCCGTTTGATGAGATTCTGCTGCGCAGTCAGGTGATTGACCTTGAAGAGGAGTGCTCCTTTGAAGCCGCCTTGACCATTGCCGCCCACAAGCTGGAAAAGGTGATTCCATTGACCAGTGACGAGATCGTCGAGCAGATTATGGTTGGCACCCGCATTGGTGCGACACCGGTGACGCGTGGGGTGGCCTTGCCCCATTTTCGCTCCACAGCCATCAGTCAATCGGAAATGGTGCTGATGCGTGCCCGCAATGGTGTGCGCATGGCCCGCTACAATCCACAAACCCTCGAAGAGGAGGGCAGCCAGAGGGTTAAGGCGCTGTTTTTTCTTGTCAGTCCCGACAGTAACCCTTCGCAGCATTTGCGCATTCTAGCGCGCATTGCTGAACGGGTTGATGAAGAGAGCTTTGCGGATCAATGGCTGGGGGCGCAGCAGCGTAACGCGCTTAAAGAGGCGCTGCTGCAAAGTGATCGTTTTCTGTTGTTGTGTCTGGACGATGAGACTCCGACCCATGAGTTGATCGGTCGACCGTTGCACGATGTGGTGTTTGGTGAAGGGTGCCTGGTGGCGTTTCTGACCCGGCGCGGGAAAACCTTTGTTCCCAACGGGCGGACCTTGTTGCTTGAGGGAGATCGTCTGACGGTGATTGGTGATGAGACGGCACTCAATGATATTCGGCGTCGTTATCAGCCGGATGGCGCGACCTGTTCTACGGAGCAAAGTTTGGAAGAATAA
- a CDS encoding cytochrome c3 family protein has product MKNLLFAVLAVVFACVPVFLAQQDGTTAPIVKVEVLPEGVYKYEGATKGAITFDHNMHKEMMDNDCSSCHEGEPAKIDVSSMSAGHGLCGGCHEQVEDMASCKFCHSK; this is encoded by the coding sequence ATGAAGAATTTGTTGTTTGCGGTACTCGCTGTAGTCTTTGCATGTGTGCCGGTTTTCCTGGCTCAGCAGGACGGAACCACGGCACCGATTGTAAAAGTCGAAGTACTGCCGGAAGGGGTTTACAAGTACGAAGGTGCCACCAAAGGTGCTATCACGTTTGATCACAACATGCATAAGGAAATGATGGACAACGACTGTAGCAGTTGCCACGAAGGTGAGCCTGCGAAGATCGATGTTTCCAGCATGTCTGCCGGTCACGGACTGTGCGGCGGTTGCCACGAGCAGGTTGAGGATATGGCTTCCTGTAAGTTTTGCCACAGCAAGTAA
- a CDS encoding NAD(P)-dependent oxidoreductase, giving the protein MANYGFIGSGLMGNPMAMNLIKAGHQLTVYNRDASKCQNLIEAGATQVSTPLEVVAAADVTFCMVADPEAAMAVCFSPHGVIQGVGPGKGYVDMSTVDPQTAEKIGISVQARGGEYLEAPVSGTVQPARDGELIIMTAGDEALLEKAQPGFDAMGKKTVFLGEIGAAASMKLTVNMMMGSMIAALSEGLTLAQASGLEGEALLDVLSAGALACPMFKGKGAAMLAKNFTANFPLKHLQKDLRLAVQLGDHHRVPLANAAASNEMAKRGCQMGFADEDMCAMIKTVQSPQKK; this is encoded by the coding sequence ATGGCAAATTACGGATTTATCGGTAGCGGCCTGATGGGCAACCCCATGGCCATGAACCTGATCAAGGCGGGGCACCAGCTCACGGTGTACAACCGCGATGCGAGCAAATGTCAGAACCTGATCGAGGCTGGCGCTACCCAGGTCAGCACCCCGCTGGAAGTTGTTGCTGCTGCGGATGTGACGTTTTGCATGGTCGCTGATCCCGAGGCGGCTATGGCGGTGTGCTTTTCCCCGCACGGTGTGATCCAAGGGGTTGGCCCCGGTAAAGGATATGTTGATATGTCGACGGTGGACCCGCAGACGGCTGAAAAGATCGGCATCTCGGTTCAGGCGCGCGGTGGTGAATATCTGGAAGCTCCGGTCTCCGGCACGGTGCAACCGGCACGCGATGGCGAACTGATCATCATGACCGCAGGAGATGAGGCGTTGTTGGAGAAAGCTCAACCCGGCTTTGACGCCATGGGCAAAAAGACCGTATTTCTCGGTGAGATCGGTGCCGCTGCCAGTATGAAACTGACAGTCAACATGATGATGGGCAGCATGATTGCCGCTTTGAGTGAAGGATTGACCCTGGCGCAGGCCAGTGGCCTGGAGGGGGAAGCCCTGCTCGATGTCCTCAGCGCCGGTGCGTTGGCCTGTCCGATGTTCAAAGGCAAAGGCGCGGCCATGCTGGCAAAAAATTTTACCGCGAATTTTCCTCTGAAACATTTGCAGAAGGATCTGCGATTGGCGGTACAGCTTGGTGATCACCATCGTGTTCCGTTGGCCAATGCCGCAGCCAGTAACGAGATGGCCAAACGGGGTTGCCAGATGGGGTTTGCCGACGAAGACATGTGCGCCATGATCAAAACCGTTCAGAGCCCACAGAAGAAGTAA
- a CDS encoding HAD family hydrolase encodes MTAKTLPQKITTVLFDLDGTLINVDMHKFVPAYLEHLASCIDPQMPPRPFIDQMIRRTIELLGSDDGRQTNEQYYWQVIEQDLGIPAQQFCDGLNHFFRYNMELLSPLVQPLPLATKLIQRCHEKGLELVLATNPVFPRPLVEARLNWGGMKAEDFSLITSFENSRYCKPNPHYFEDILDQLTCRAEQCLMVGNDTEHDLSASHLGMTTFLVDTWLIDRSAQFVADFRGSHLDLFRFLGQLPALS; translated from the coding sequence ATGACGGCCAAAACACTACCTCAGAAAATCACCACAGTGCTGTTTGATCTCGACGGAACGTTGATCAATGTTGATATGCACAAATTTGTTCCGGCCTATCTGGAGCACTTGGCGAGTTGCATTGATCCGCAGATGCCGCCACGACCGTTTATCGATCAGATGATTCGTCGCACTATTGAGTTATTGGGCAGCGATGACGGCCGCCAGACCAATGAACAGTATTATTGGCAAGTGATTGAACAAGACCTGGGCATTCCAGCCCAGCAGTTTTGCGATGGTCTGAATCACTTTTTCCGCTATAACATGGAGTTGCTCAGTCCGTTGGTGCAACCGTTGCCTTTGGCCACCAAGTTGATTCAGCGTTGTCACGAGAAGGGATTGGAACTGGTGCTGGCCACCAACCCGGTGTTTCCACGACCATTGGTGGAAGCACGCCTGAACTGGGGTGGGATGAAGGCCGAGGATTTTTCCTTGATCACCAGCTTTGAAAACAGCCGTTACTGCAAGCCAAACCCACATTATTTTGAAGATATTCTTGATCAGTTGACATGCCGGGCCGAGCAGTGTCTGATGGTTGGTAACGATACGGAACACGACCTCTCCGCCAGTCATTTGGGGATGACCACTTTTTTGGTGGACACCTGGCTGATAGATCGCAGTGCGCAATTTGTTGCCGACTTTCGTGGTAGCCACCTGGATCTGTTCCGCTTTCTCGGACAGCTTCCAGCCCTCTCCTGA
- a CDS encoding VIT1/CCC1 transporter family protein — MNEKTRNYLISLQKNEITEYHIYTKLAKSIRSKDNAVILQRVGNEERRHYEIWKNHTKTDVAPDRVKVWLYYLISLIFGFTFGMKLMERGEVGAQTNYKLLSEEFPEAAQIAAEEKEHEMELLALLDEERLHYTGSIVLGLNDALVELTGVLAGLTLALQNTRLIALAGLITGIAASLSMACSEYLSMKNSNGEEKHPVKGAAYTGIAYVSTVFLLILPFLVFEHYFVCLFFSLVAAVAIIAGFNYYISIAEDLTFKDRFREMAVLSLGVAGLSFLIGYVVRVFLGVDI; from the coding sequence ATGAACGAAAAAACACGCAACTATCTAATTTCTCTACAAAAAAACGAGATCACTGAATACCATATTTATACCAAGCTGGCCAAATCGATCCGCAGCAAAGACAATGCGGTTATCTTGCAGCGGGTTGGTAACGAGGAACGCCGCCACTATGAGATCTGGAAGAATCACACCAAAACCGACGTGGCACCCGATCGCGTCAAGGTGTGGTTGTATTATCTGATCAGCCTGATTTTCGGCTTCACCTTCGGCATGAAGTTGATGGAACGGGGCGAAGTGGGCGCTCAGACCAACTACAAGCTACTCAGTGAAGAATTTCCCGAGGCCGCCCAAATTGCTGCCGAGGAAAAAGAGCATGAGATGGAATTGCTCGCTCTGCTTGACGAGGAGCGTCTGCACTACACCGGTTCCATTGTTCTCGGGCTCAACGATGCTCTGGTCGAGCTTACCGGTGTGCTTGCCGGCCTGACTCTGGCCCTGCAAAACACCCGGCTCATCGCTCTGGCCGGACTGATCACCGGCATTGCCGCGTCACTGTCCATGGCCTGTTCTGAATATCTGTCGATGAAAAACAGTAACGGTGAAGAGAAACACCCGGTCAAAGGCGCTGCCTACACCGGCATTGCCTATGTCTCAACGGTATTCCTGCTGATTCTGCCATTTCTGGTGTTTGAACACTATTTTGTCTGCCTGTTCTTCAGCCTGGTCGCAGCCGTCGCCATTATTGCCGGCTTCAATTATTATATTTCCATTGCTGAAGACCTGACATTCAAAGACCGCTTTCGCGAGATGGCCGTGCTCAGCCTTGGTGTTGCCGGACTGAGTTTCCTTATCGGTTATGTGGTGCGCGTCTTTCTCGGTGTCGACATTTAA
- a CDS encoding ATP-binding protein, with amino-acid sequence MEKMRSRRLLWQIYPVLVLAIILAVVAIGWYFSTVLKQFHDQDSVESLRARAELIALQIREHLEPSQQEFINDLCRQAGVRTETRITIILPSGEVLGDTREDPKRMENHGSRPEVLAALEGGVGKSQRFSRTLQKDMMYLAVPVIADSRISGVVRTAMAVDEVNSRLVALRKQLAVGGVVAIVLVSILSLFISRRITRPLEQIKQEAERYASGQLDHRLRISGSSEIVALGQTMNEMAAQLNERISTIDKQRREQDAVLSSMVEGVIAIDSRQNVLRMNPAAAHLLEIDPDNVVGRPVQEVVRKAELLSFITAAMDSERTIEKDVLLFRGEEELCLQAHGTMLRGMGEESIGALVVFNDLTRQRRLETMRRDFVANVSHELKTPITAIKGFVETLLDGALDSRDESEQFLKIVERQVERLSVIIEDLMSLSRIEQGEEHERFDLEPEKLAEVISESVNDCTVLAEGLGITLKQELDHDLTSPLNAPLLEQALTNLLENAIKYSSTDSTVTIRCYEEDGRAIVRVCDEGCGIEAEHLPRLFERFYRVDKARSRQAGGSGLGLAIVKHIVQIHHGRVEVESTPGKGSDFIVSLPLVS; translated from the coding sequence ATGGAAAAAATGCGTTCACGGCGACTGCTGTGGCAGATCTATCCGGTGCTTGTTCTCGCCATTATTCTGGCGGTGGTGGCAATTGGCTGGTATTTCTCCACGGTTCTCAAACAATTTCATGATCAGGACAGTGTTGAATCGCTGCGTGCCCGTGCGGAACTGATTGCTCTGCAGATCAGGGAACATCTTGAGCCCTCCCAGCAGGAGTTTATCAACGACCTGTGCCGTCAGGCCGGTGTGCGTACCGAGACGCGTATCACCATTATTCTGCCCAGCGGTGAGGTGCTTGGCGATACCCGCGAAGATCCGAAACGGATGGAGAATCACGGCAGCCGCCCCGAAGTTCTGGCGGCCCTGGAAGGGGGAGTCGGCAAGTCGCAACGTTTTAGCCGGACCTTGCAAAAAGATATGATGTATCTGGCTGTGCCGGTAATCGCCGACAGTCGCATCAGCGGAGTGGTGCGCACCGCCATGGCCGTCGATGAAGTTAATTCCCGTCTTGTCGCGTTACGTAAGCAATTGGCGGTTGGAGGTGTCGTCGCCATTGTCCTGGTCTCCATCCTCAGTTTGTTTATCTCCCGACGGATTACCCGACCTCTTGAACAGATTAAGCAAGAAGCGGAGCGCTATGCTTCCGGCCAGCTGGATCATCGGTTGCGTATCAGTGGTTCAAGTGAAATCGTCGCTTTGGGACAAACTATGAATGAAATGGCTGCACAGCTCAACGAACGGATTTCCACCATTGACAAGCAGCGCCGCGAACAGGATGCGGTTCTCAGCAGTATGGTGGAAGGGGTCATCGCCATTGATTCACGCCAAAATGTTTTGCGCATGAATCCAGCGGCGGCTCATCTGCTCGAAATTGATCCCGACAACGTCGTCGGACGTCCGGTTCAAGAAGTGGTGCGTAAAGCAGAACTGCTTTCGTTTATTACCGCCGCCATGGATAGCGAACGTACCATCGAAAAAGATGTCCTGCTGTTTCGCGGCGAAGAAGAGCTGTGTCTTCAAGCTCATGGCACGATGTTGCGCGGCATGGGCGAAGAGAGTATCGGTGCCCTGGTGGTGTTTAACGATCTGACGCGTCAGCGCCGTCTGGAAACCATGCGCCGTGATTTTGTCGCCAATGTGTCCCACGAGCTGAAAACACCTATTACCGCCATCAAGGGATTTGTCGAAACCCTGCTCGATGGTGCTCTGGATAGCCGCGATGAGTCGGAGCAGTTTCTCAAGATTGTCGAACGGCAGGTGGAACGACTCAGTGTGATCATCGAAGACCTGATGAGTTTGTCGCGTATCGAGCAGGGCGAAGAACACGAGCGCTTTGATCTCGAACCGGAGAAATTGGCCGAAGTGATCTCCGAGTCGGTCAACGATTGTACCGTGCTGGCGGAAGGTCTCGGCATCACCCTCAAACAGGAACTGGATCATGATCTCACGTCGCCACTCAACGCACCGTTGCTGGAACAGGCGCTGACCAATCTGCTTGAAAACGCCATCAAATACAGTTCCACCGACAGCACGGTCACCATCCGCTGTTATGAGGAAGATGGCCGGGCGATCGTTCGCGTGTGTGATGAGGGCTGCGGGATTGAGGCCGAGCATCTGCCGCGCCTGTTTGAACGGTTTTACCGGGTCGACAAGGCACGCAGCCGTCAGGCCGGTGGCAGCGGGCTGGGCTTGGCCATTGTCAAGCATATTGTTCAGATCCACCATGGTCGGGTTGAGGTGGAAAGTACCCCCGGCAAGGGCAGTGATTTTATCGTCAGTTTGCCGCTGGTTTCCTGA
- a CDS encoding elongation factor P has product MILASDLKRGTVPLLDDAPCSILDVSFQSPTARGGNTLVKTKYRNLLTGQVLNKTFKSGDKLDEADFARRKGQYLYAAGDDSGVFMDMESYEQFEINGEMFDDIKGYLTDGLEVTLGVFNEMVVLVELPMTVELTVEETAPSIKNATATAQTKEAILETGMAIQVPGYLESGERIKVDTRENRFISRC; this is encoded by the coding sequence ATGATTCTCGCTTCCGATCTTAAACGTGGCACGGTGCCTCTGCTTGACGATGCCCCCTGCTCCATCCTCGATGTCAGCTTCCAATCACCCACAGCACGTGGCGGCAACACCTTAGTGAAAACCAAATACCGCAACCTGCTCACTGGACAGGTTTTGAATAAAACCTTCAAGTCCGGCGATAAGCTCGACGAGGCCGATTTTGCCCGCCGCAAAGGACAATATCTGTATGCTGCCGGTGACGACAGCGGCGTGTTCATGGATATGGAAAGTTACGAACAATTTGAGATCAACGGCGAAATGTTTGACGATATTAAGGGCTATCTAACGGACGGCCTTGAAGTGACACTCGGTGTCTTCAATGAGATGGTGGTTCTGGTGGAGTTGCCAATGACCGTCGAATTAACGGTAGAAGAAACCGCGCCTTCGATCAAAAACGCCACAGCCACAGCCCAAACCAAGGAAGCGATCCTTGAAACCGGCATGGCCATCCAGGTGCCGGGCTATCTGGAAAGTGGTGAGCGGATCAAAGTGGACACACGGGAGAATCGCTTTATCTCCCGCTGTTAA